The window CCTGTAATCAAGATGTGCTATGTTTAGATCGGCAGATCACCTGCGCCATACGTTTAATTGAGTGTCCCGGGAAAGATCCTACTGACAGGTATCATTATAAAATTTACCTGTACATTCGATGACATCAATCTTAATCACACCAGTGGCGGCAAGCGCGTTGGAAGGGAATTGTTTTCCGGTCAGATCAGGAACATACTTTTCAATAATGGCATTCAATGCTTCAATCTTTTTGTCTTGATCTTTCAAAAGAGTTGCTTCACCGTGAATGATGACACTCTGATATTCCGTATTAACATCGCAAGGTTCATTGGAAAGCATAAATTTGCCCTGGCT is drawn from uncultured Desulfobacter sp. and contains these coding sequences:
- a CDS encoding pyridoxamine 5'-phosphate oxidase family protein, which gives rise to MQGRMRAHQLTTDQINALLTTSQVGHLATLNDNGFPYVTPVHFVYMAGAIYIHGLSKGQKIGNIQRNSKVCFEVMSQGKFMLSNEPCDVNTEYQSVIIHGEATLLKDQDKKIEALNAIIEKYVPDLTGKQFPSNALAATGVIKIDVIECTGKFYNDTCQ